TTTTCGACCAGGCCACCGCTACCGTGACCTACGTCGTCCACCAGGGCCGGGGCAGTGCCTGCGCCATCATCGATCCGGTCCTTGACTATGAGGCCGCATCGGGCCGCACTGCCACCGTGTCGGCCGATCGCGTGATCGCTTATGTCCGCGAACACGGCCTGCGGCTGGACTGGCTGCTGGAAACCCATGCCCATGCAGACCACCTCTCAGGGGCCCCTTACATTGCCTCGCGCCTGGGCGGGCGCACCGGCATTGGCGAAGCCATAGGCAAGGTGCGCAAGTCGTTTTCCGCCGTGTTCCCGCACCACGGCAGCCTGGGCGAATTCGACCATTTGTTCGCGCCCGACGAGCAGTTCGCCATTGGCGGCCTGACGGCGCGCGCCATTCACGTACCAGGGCACACGCCTGCCGACATGGCCTTTCACATCGGCGACGCGGTCTTTGTGGGCGACACCTTGTTCATGCCGGACGTGGGCACCGCGCGCTGCGACTTCCCCGGCGGCGACGCGGCCGCGCTATACCAGTCGGTGCGGCGCATCCTGGAACTGCCGGCCGACACGCGCCTGTTCATGTGCCATGACTACCCGCCGGCCGGACGCGGGCCGGCCTGGGAGAGCACCGTGGCGGCCCAGCGCGCGCACAATATCCATCTCCGCGACGGGATCAGCCAGGACGACTTTGTGGCCATGCGCACCAGGCGCGACGACACGCTCGCCATGCCGGCGCTGATTCTGCCGGCAATCCAGGTGAACCTGCATGCCGGCCGCCTGCCGCCGCCCGAGGGCAACGGCGTGCGCTATCTGAAAATTCCCCTCAACGCGCTGTAGCACTCGCCGCGCCGGCGGCCAGCGCGGGATCGGTCCAGCGGCCAATGGGCTGCTCCAGGTTGGCCAGGTACCACGTCAGCGATGACATCAGCGCCACGTGGCGCTTGAGGTTTTGCGGGTCCACCTTGTCCAGCGTATCGGCAGCCGTGTGATGGTAGTGAAAATAGTCGGAGCTGTCGATCAGGGGCGTAAAGCTTGGCACGCCGGCCAGCTCCAGGCCGCGCAGGTCGCCGGTGCTGAGCGCATCGGCGCGCTGCAGGGCACCGGCGCCGATGGGTTCGAGCACGGCCTGCAGGGGCGCGAACAGCTTGTTGGCCGGCTGCGGCGCGCTCGAACGCATGCCGAACGGCCGCCCGGCGCCGCCATCGCTTTCAATGGCCGCGAAGTGGCGCGCCACATGGTCCCGGTTCGCGTCCAGGTAGACCTGGGCGCCGCGGCCACCGTTTTCTTCATTGGCCCATGCGATAAAGCGAATGGTGCGGCGCGGACGGTAGTCGAGCCGTTTGAGCGTTTCGATCACCGCCATGCTGCTGGCAATGCCGGCCGCGTCGTCATTGGCACCGGTTGCCAGGTCCCACGAATCAAGATGGCCGGACACGATCACCACCTCCTCGGCCTTGTCGGTGCCGGGCCAGTCGGCAATCACATTGAAGCTGTCGGCGTCGGGCAGTATCTGTGGCGTGAGCGTGAGCTTCATGCTCAGCGGGCCGCGCGCGGCCAGGCGCGCCATGAGCAGCGCGTCTTCCACCGCCACGGAAGCGGCGGGAATGCGCGCGCCGTCCTGCAAGCCGCTCGCGCCGGTATGGGGCAGGCGGAAGTTGGCGCCGCCGGCGGAACTGACGAGCACCGCCGCCGCCCCCATCTCGGCCGCCATGCGGGTGCCGGCGCCGCGATAGCGCGTCACCTGCCCGTAGGCCTGGCCAGCCAGGCCGCGATCGGCCATATGCTGGTCAAACGGCACATTGAACAGGACAATGCGCCCTTTTACTTCGGCGGCGCGGGCCTTGAGTTCATCAAAATTGCGCACCACGATGACCGGCGCCGTCAATCCCGTGGCCGGGGTGGCGCCGGAGCCGCCCAGGGCGGTCAGCACCACCTTTTGCGTGATGCCTTCCGGGCGCCCGCGGTACTCCACCAGTTCGGCCGCTTCAGCCCCGCGCACCCAGTGCGGCACCTTCACCGGCTGCAGCGTCACCTTCGCGCCCAGCTTGCGCATGGCGTCGGCCACCTGCGCCACCGCCGCTGCCTCGCCGCGCGAACCCGACAGGCGCGGCCCGATCAGGTCCGTCATGTCGGCCAGGCGTTCATAGGCATACTCGCTTTTGAGCGCAGCATCACGGATCTTGACCAGCGCCGCCGGGTCATTGCCAGGCGACGCTGCAAGGGCATTGCCGGCCAGGGCGGCGGCGAGGATAGTGGCGAGTACAGTAAGCTGGGGCAAACGTGGCATGCGGCGAATCCTTGGTAGCTGTCGACAGGGACAACAAAGATAGCGCATTTGCCGTGATTTTGCTCGCCTTCAGGCCGCGACCAGCCTGACGCAGGTGATTTCCGACGGGGCCCCGAAGCGCTTGGGTGGCCCCCAGTATCCGGTGCCGCGGCTGGTGTACACCCACAGCTGGCTCAGGCGATTCAGGCCTGCGGTAAAGGGCTGCTGCAGCGGCACAAACAGGTTCCAGGGGAAGAACTGGCCGCCATGCGTGTGGCCCGACAGCTGCAGGTCGAACCCCGCGTCGGCCGCGGCAGGTGCGGTGCGCGGCTGGTGCGCCAGCAGGATGCGCGCGCTGACCGGCCGGCGCACGCCTGCCGCCGCCGCGCGCGGGTCGCTGCGATGGGACGGATCGAACATATGCGCCGTGAAATCGGTGACGCCGGCGATCATCAGGGCTTCGCCGTCACGCTCGCACACCACGTGTTCATTGAGCAGGACCGTGACCCCGAGGCGCCGCAGCTCGGCGATCCAGGCATGGGCGCCGGAATAGTATTCGTGATTGCCGGTGACGAAAAAGGTGCCGTCCGGTGCATCGAGCCGCGCCAGCGGTTCGGTATGCAGGCGCAGGCGCTGCACGCTGCCGTCGACCAGGTCACCCGTAATGGCGACGGCATCGGGCTTGAGGCCATTGACGCGCGTGACGATGGCGTTCAGGTAGCCGCGCTTGATGGTCGGCCCCACATGGATATCGGAGATCTGGGCGATCATGTAGCCCTGCAGCGCCAGGGGCAGACCGGCAATGGGCACCTCCACTTCCACCACGCGCGCCACCCGCCGCGCATTGACATAGCCGACCAGGGTGACGGCCAGTGCCAGCAGGGGCACCGCGGCGGCGGTCGCAAAATCGATGGCCGCGCCGCGCGCCCCGAGCAGGGTCGCGATGAGCAGTCCTGCGTCACGCAACACGGTCAGCACCAGAAGCGAGGAAAAGAATCCCATCGCCACCAGCCCCATCCAGGCCAGTTGGTCCGAACCGCGGTGCCTGCGCAGGCGCGAGCCCAGCAGGCCGGCAGGCACCAGCAGCGCCAGCACCGCCAGCAGGATCACGCCGGCGGCCAATCCCACCGGGCCCACGCCAAGCGCCGGCAACAGGCGCACGCCGATATACAAATGAAGCAGTGCGAGAAGTGACAGTACGGTAATCAGGAAGCGAACAGGCATGGCAGTCCAGTGCAGTGATGCGACCTTGCCTACATGGGGTGGCCGGCGGAGTCTGCAAGTGTGGCATACGCCGCGGCGGGGCGGCGCAGGCTTGTTACAGACTGCGCCATATTTGTAATATTCTGTTATCACTAATGAGATTCCTCGGGGGCGCGGCTATAGTTCACCCATGCCCCAGCGCTAAGTTGATCATTCCGATCTCGGTTGAGGCCAAAGGAAACGCCATGTTCAATACCAAATTCGTAGGTGCATTCATCATCGCCGCGACGGCCGTCTCCTCCTCGGCCATGGCCAGCGACCGCGGCGTCAATACCGCCGTTGGCGCCGTCGTGGGCGCAGCGGTTGGCCACAGCACCGGCTATCGCAATGGTGCGCTGGTCGGCGGCGTCATCGGCGCGGCAGTCGGCAACTCGATCAAGACAGACCGTCACCGTGACAACCGCCACGGTTATTACGACAACCGCTATCACGACAATCGCCATTACGACAACCGTCACTACGATAATCGCCACTACCGCGGCTATCGGGACAGCCGCTACCGCCAGGCGCCCGTGTATGTCCAGTCGCGCAGCTATTACGCGCCGGCGCCCGTCTACTACCACGCCGCGCCGCGCTACTACGAGCCGCGCGTGGTGTATGTACAAAAGCGTGGCCACCGTCACCATCGGGGCCATCACCGTGGCCATGGGCGCGGCCACGGTCACGGCCGCGGTCACTGGTAAGCCCACCGACTCCCCTTGAACCTGGCTTTATGCCAGGTTTTTTTTCGCCCCCCGCTATACCTGTGCGGCGGCAGCTGCCGTCGTCCACGGAGACAGGGATGCAGGCGCGCGATGTCATTACACTCAAGGCAGGCAGCTACCGGCTGGACGAGGTCCTGGCCAGGTCCGCGTACGGCGTCGTGTGGCGGGCCCACACGGGGAACGGAGAGGAGGTTGCCGTGAAATTCATCAACTGCGCATTGATGGAGCAGGCACCCGCGCCCCTGCGGGAACGCTGGGTCGACAGCGCCGCCAGGGAAATCGCCTTTCTCCGCTCGCTGCAACCGTGGGACGAACGCCACATCGTGCGCCTGCTCGACAGCGGCAATCATGCCGGCCTGCCGGTCATGGCGCTGGAACTGATGGCGACCGACCTTGCGCGTCAGCCGGCGGCCAACGCCAGCGCGGCGGACCTGGGACGCATCCTGCTCTGGATGGGCAGCGTCAACCAGGCACTGGCCAAGGTGCATCAGTACGGATGGCTTTACCTGGATCTCAAGCCTGCCAACGTCCTGCTCACCACCGACCAGCAGGCGCGCCTGGCCGATTTTGGCACCAGCCGCCTGCGCAGCGCAGGTGCGCCGCTCAGCTACAGCGGCACCGCGAGCTGGCAAGCCCCCGAGCAGTTTTTCCCGGCGCCCGATGGCAGCTATGCCACCGTCGCAGGCACCGACTACTTCGCGCTCGGCGCCCTGTTCTACTACCTCGTGACAGGCGGTGGCCAGCTGCGCTTTTGCCAGGACTGCGGTCAGGCCCACCGCGAACTGCAGCAAGGCGCATCGGCCGCCATCCTCGCGCGCAATGCCGGCCGCCTTCCCGCCACCTTGCAAGGCGATGAAGCGGCGCGGTTCGCCGCCGCCGTCGACCGCATGGGCGGCGCGGGCGGGAGCACGGCGCCCGCAGTATCGCGCCCTGCGCTCCGGCTATTGCAGGCGCTCCTCAACGCTTCACCGTCTGCCCGCCCGCGTCACGCACTGGACATCAGCCGCATGCTGGCAGACATTCGCGCGGCCATGTGCTGGACGCCGCCCCTGCCACCTGCCGGGCACCGTGCTGCCGCGTGGAGCCTGGCATGAGCCGGCGCCGCATGACGGCCATCGGGCTTGCCCTGCTCTGTCTTTTGCAGCTGCTGTGCCTTTGGCGCGCACCCGCCGTGTTTTATCCGGCCGCGGTCAGCGTGGCGCTCGCGCGCGGACAGTCCGTCACGCTGGGCCGCGCGGAGCTGGCTGCGCCGCAGGCGGCCGCTCGCCACCTGCGGCTGCGGCGCGACGCCGGGGGCAACTGGTGGGTTCGCAATATCAGCGCCGGCAGGCAAGTCACCCTCGTCCACGGGGACGTGGCGCGGCGCATGGGCAGTGCGCCGCTGCATGCCGGCCAGTGGTTCCAGATCGGGGCCAGCCGCTTTGTCGTCGGCACCGCAGATGATCGTGGCGTGGCGTTCACCGGCGCCGGCCACCGCTGGAATTACGATGGCGCCCTGCTGCGCCGCGATGGCAGCGCCCTGCCGGCCTGCCCCGGCACGGGTATCGCGAAACGCATCCTCGCCCTGTGGAACCGCGCCGCTCCGCATGCCCTGAGCCTTGCAGCGCCGCTTGCCTTTGGCGGCAATCTCCACTGCGGCAACCGGCTCGGCGTGCCGGCCCTGGCCGGAGGCAGCGCAGTGTTGGCACGCATCGATGGCCGCCTGCTGCTGTCCAACGCGGGCGGCAGCGAATCCCAAACGCCGCTGCTGCTGGCGGCCGGCAGCGAAGGCGCGGATCTGGCCCAGCGTGAAGAGCGGCTGCAGGGCGTAACCACCATGGTGGCGGGACGCACGCGGCTGTCCTTGTCGCTGGCAGGCGACAAGCTTGTGCTGCGCCCTCGCGGCCAGGTGGCCCTGTTCACGGAGCAGCAGGTGCGCCTGCCTGCGCAGGTGAGCTGGGAATGGCAGCGCCGTGGCATGTGGAGTGTGCCTGCAGGCGCGGCGTGGTGGCTGGTGTGCGCCTTGTGCATGCTGCTGGCGGCCGTGCATGCGCGTGCCTGGCTGCGCGGGTCCTGGCCCCACAGGCGCGGGGCATCTGCCATGCTGCCGCTGGCGGCAAGTGGCACCGCGCTGATTGCCGTCTTTGGCGTGGGTGCCCTGCTGCTGCAAAAATCCGGCGCCAGCGTGGGGGCCGGCATCTCGCTGCTGCTCTCCTGGGCCGCCCTGTGGAGTTTCTTGACCGTGGACCGCAAACCGGCGCTGGCCACTTGCGCTGCGGTGCTGCTGCTCGCAGCCGGCCTGCTGTCCCAGCTCGAACTGGGCCTGGGCGCGATGGAAGCATCGTGGCTGCGCCATTTCCAGAAGACCGTCGCCCTGCTGGCGATCGGCCTTGGCATGGGTGCCTGGCTTCGGCTCCGGCTTGCAGGCGCCGCCACACAGCCATCGCAAACAAGCCTTGAGTGGATCCTGGCCGCCCTGGCGGCAGCGGCCATCGGCGCGCTGGCCCTGCAGGTCATGTTCGGCAACGAGACGGGCGTGTTCGACCTGCAGCCGGTGGAATTTGCCAAGCTGGCGCTCGCTGCCCTGACCGCCCACTGCATTGCCATTGGCCTGGGCTGGCACCAGGCGCTGCCGCACCCGGCCAGTGCCCTGGTGCGCTGGCTGCGGCTGGCCGCGCCGGCCCTGCTCTTTGTCGCCCTGCTCGCAGTAGCGCTGCTGCAGGTGGATGATTATTCGCCGCTCCTGCTGCTGCTGGTGTGGGGCGCGGCCATGGCGCTGGCATGGTCGCTGGCCGCGCGCCACCTCCCGGTGGCCGGCGCCCTTGCCGTGGCCGCCGCTGCCGGCATTGCCGTCATCGTGTGGATGCGCATGAGCGCAGGCGACCCGATGGACCAGGATGGCCTTTATGGTGACCGCTTCGCCGTCTGGCTGGACCCGGCCCGCCACCCGCATACCGGCCAGCAGATGCTGCTGGCCGCGCGCGCCATCGCCGATGGCGCATGGTGGGGCGCCGGCAACTGGCTCGGCATCGGCGCGCTGGGCGACAGTGCAGGCGCGGCCCTGGCCATTCCCGCGGTCCAGGACGACTTCGCGCCCGCGTTTTTCATTCACCGCCATGGTCTCATTGGCGCCCTGGCCCTGTGGATGCTGCAGGCGCTGTTCGTGGCCGGACTGCTGCAGACGGCAGGCCGCGCCTACCAGGCCAGCCTGGCGGCG
This region of Massilia sp. PAMC28688 genomic DNA includes:
- a CDS encoding glycine zipper domain-containing protein — its product is MFNTKFVGAFIIAATAVSSSAMASDRGVNTAVGAVVGAAVGHSTGYRNGALVGGVIGAAVGNSIKTDRHRDNRHGYYDNRYHDNRHYDNRHYDNRHYRGYRDSRYRQAPVYVQSRSYYAPAPVYYHAAPRYYEPRVVYVQKRGHRHHRGHHRGHGRGHGHGRGHW
- a CDS encoding M20/M25/M40 family metallo-hydrolase, which produces MPRLPQLTVLATILAAALAGNALAASPGNDPAALVKIRDAALKSEYAYERLADMTDLIGPRLSGSRGEAAAVAQVADAMRKLGAKVTLQPVKVPHWVRGAEAAELVEYRGRPEGITQKVVLTALGGSGATPATGLTAPVIVVRNFDELKARAAEVKGRIVLFNVPFDQHMADRGLAGQAYGQVTRYRGAGTRMAAEMGAAAVLVSSAGGANFRLPHTGASGLQDGARIPAASVAVEDALLMARLAARGPLSMKLTLTPQILPDADSFNVIADWPGTDKAEEVVIVSGHLDSWDLATGANDDAAGIASSMAVIETLKRLDYRPRRTIRFIAWANEENGGRGAQVYLDANRDHVARHFAAIESDGGAGRPFGMRSSAPQPANKLFAPLQAVLEPIGAGALQRADALSTGDLRGLELAGVPSFTPLIDSSDYFHYHHTAADTLDKVDPQNLKRHVALMSSLTWYLANLEQPIGRWTDPALAAGAASATAR
- a CDS encoding metallophosphoesterase, whose protein sequence is MPVRFLITVLSLLALLHLYIGVRLLPALGVGPVGLAAGVILLAVLALLVPAGLLGSRLRRHRGSDQLAWMGLVAMGFFSSLLVLTVLRDAGLLIATLLGARGAAIDFATAAAVPLLALAVTLVGYVNARRVARVVEVEVPIAGLPLALQGYMIAQISDIHVGPTIKRGYLNAIVTRVNGLKPDAVAITGDLVDGSVQRLRLHTEPLARLDAPDGTFFVTGNHEYYSGAHAWIAELRRLGVTVLLNEHVVCERDGEALMIAGVTDFTAHMFDPSHRSDPRAAAAGVRRPVSARILLAHQPRTAPAAADAGFDLQLSGHTHGGQFFPWNLFVPLQQPFTAGLNRLSQLWVYTSRGTGYWGPPKRFGAPSEITCVRLVAA
- a CDS encoding MBL fold metallo-hydrolase yields the protein MHAQHAQQAQIQAFFDQATATVTYVVHQGRGSACAIIDPVLDYEAASGRTATVSADRVIAYVREHGLRLDWLLETHAHADHLSGAPYIASRLGGRTGIGEAIGKVRKSFSAVFPHHGSLGEFDHLFAPDEQFAIGGLTARAIHVPGHTPADMAFHIGDAVFVGDTLFMPDVGTARCDFPGGDAAALYQSVRRILELPADTRLFMCHDYPPAGRGPAWESTVAAQRAHNIHLRDGISQDDFVAMRTRRDDTLAMPALILPAIQVNLHAGRLPPPEGNGVRYLKIPLNAL
- a CDS encoding protein kinase, which codes for MQARDVITLKAGSYRLDEVLARSAYGVVWRAHTGNGEEVAVKFINCALMEQAPAPLRERWVDSAAREIAFLRSLQPWDERHIVRLLDSGNHAGLPVMALELMATDLARQPAANASAADLGRILLWMGSVNQALAKVHQYGWLYLDLKPANVLLTTDQQARLADFGTSRLRSAGAPLSYSGTASWQAPEQFFPAPDGSYATVAGTDYFALGALFYYLVTGGGQLRFCQDCGQAHRELQQGASAAILARNAGRLPATLQGDEAARFAAAVDRMGGAGGSTAPAVSRPALRLLQALLNASPSARPRHALDISRMLADIRAAMCWTPPLPPAGHRAAAWSLA